One Robbsia sp. KACC 23696 DNA segment encodes these proteins:
- the tssM gene encoding type VI secretion system membrane subunit TssM, with translation MQRLLRILTHTRTLSIIGALALAGFLFLGASALRIRLIWAVAVFGVLLFLWIVIWLFKFLKGRRSGAKLNAALEQQVETAQAAPGTEPGRQAELDGLRSRLAQAVKTIKTSKIGQTSGSSALYELPWYIVIGNPSAGKSSAILNSGLQFPLAGENTAAIQGVGGTRNCDWFFTTEGILLDTAGRYAVHEEDRTEWLGFLGLLKKYRPRAPINGIIVTASIAELTGSRPEFAIELAKNLRQRVQELTEKLEVFAPVYVMFTKADLITGFTEFFGGGDRAEFERVWGSSFPYEPSEKVDAVAQFDKRFDELHDGLKDISIAQIAMSRNGTLAPGQLSFPLEFSAIKSSLRAFLATLFETNPFQYQPVFRGFYFSSALQEGVASSAASERIARRFSLGGNPLPNAAAMLSKHGFFLRDFFSKVVFADSKTVRQYASPLKTRARYLTFFGLVTALALMLGVWTWSTVNNQQLTRNVQADLDKVARLQSEHSDLQSRLEGMDILEDRIQQLEQFRQNRPLSLSFGLYQGDRLEQRLLDEYYYGVKQLLLSPVSANLDAFLNDVNAHAADLSPLNHAPTEVSGQAHTALQASRNNTTAAGTSPGNGLYADASATNVQDAYNALKTYLMLGDKRHVEIAHLTDQLARFWRGWLETNRGTMPRDQMIRSAERMITFYLSRVNDDDWPMIEENLALVDQTRADLRRVVSGMPARERVYEEIKARASTRYAPMTVARILGPDDGKLVAGSYAIPGTFTREAWFDYVQPAIRDAATKELQAKDWVLDSTDSNDLTLDGSPEQIQKALVGMYKAEYAVQWQQFMNGIAVRDFGTFVQASNALDRLGDPQDSPIRKLLETAYEQTSWDNPSLLNTGITRAKTGVINWFKNLFNSSNVPGSANIDINGRPVAMPIGPVGTAFTGLGRIVMQRDEGSMLRTYMDRLSKVRSRFNTLKNQGEPGPGAKTLMQQTLDGNGSELSDALKYVDEQMLNGLSEDQRNALRPLLVRPLQEGYAVITRAASGEINKIWMAQIYQPFQSGLATKYPFAASGKVEAAPAEIAQVFGPSGSISTFVTSTLGPLVVRRGDILSPRTWGDMGLQLSPDFIAGFGRWVAPLAGGAVSGGAAAQQPQTVFQILPEPSPGTTEYSITIDSQQLRYRNTPPQWTNFVWPNASGQPGAQLTATTYDGRTLELFNQPGNYGLEKLLDAGHPKRQADGTFDLAWTQGNVTVSARMRIISSAQSGDSAGGQAGAGGQSLLGTTLPPSVVTIPLPGGAARTGAPAARPASGGTTATGASGAMSGLGNASAGGSQ, from the coding sequence ATGCAACGCTTGCTTCGCATACTGACTCATACCCGTACGTTGTCGATCATCGGTGCGTTGGCGCTGGCCGGCTTCCTGTTCCTGGGTGCGAGCGCCCTGCGCATCCGACTGATCTGGGCGGTCGCCGTCTTCGGCGTACTGCTGTTTCTCTGGATCGTGATCTGGTTGTTCAAGTTCCTCAAAGGACGGCGTTCCGGCGCGAAATTGAATGCCGCATTGGAACAGCAGGTCGAAACGGCGCAAGCGGCACCGGGCACCGAGCCGGGACGACAGGCCGAACTCGACGGGCTGCGCAGCCGCCTGGCGCAGGCCGTCAAAACGATCAAGACCTCGAAGATCGGACAGACTAGCGGCAGCAGCGCTCTCTATGAATTGCCGTGGTATATCGTCATCGGCAATCCCTCGGCCGGCAAGAGTTCGGCAATTCTCAATTCCGGGCTGCAATTCCCGCTTGCCGGCGAGAACACTGCGGCGATCCAGGGCGTGGGCGGGACCCGCAATTGCGACTGGTTTTTCACAACGGAAGGGATTCTGCTCGACACCGCCGGACGCTACGCGGTGCACGAGGAAGACCGTACCGAATGGCTGGGCTTCCTCGGCCTGCTGAAAAAGTACCGTCCGCGCGCGCCGATCAACGGCATCATCGTCACGGCGAGCATTGCCGAATTGACCGGCAGCAGGCCGGAATTCGCGATCGAACTGGCGAAAAATCTTCGCCAGCGCGTTCAGGAGTTGACGGAAAAGCTGGAAGTCTTCGCGCCGGTCTATGTGATGTTCACGAAGGCCGATCTGATCACCGGCTTCACCGAATTCTTCGGCGGTGGCGACCGCGCCGAATTCGAACGCGTCTGGGGCTCCAGCTTTCCGTACGAGCCCAGCGAAAAAGTAGACGCGGTCGCGCAGTTCGACAAGCGCTTCGACGAACTGCATGACGGCCTGAAGGACATCAGCATCGCGCAGATCGCGATGAGTCGCAACGGCACGCTGGCCCCGGGTCAATTGAGCTTCCCGCTCGAATTCTCTGCCATCAAGTCCTCGCTGCGCGCTTTCCTCGCGACCTTGTTCGAAACCAATCCCTTCCAGTACCAACCGGTCTTCCGCGGTTTCTACTTCAGCAGCGCGCTGCAGGAAGGCGTGGCCAGCAGCGCGGCATCGGAACGCATCGCGCGGCGTTTTTCGTTGGGCGGCAATCCGCTGCCGAACGCGGCGGCGATGCTGAGCAAGCACGGCTTCTTCCTGCGCGACTTTTTCTCGAAAGTGGTCTTTGCCGATAGCAAGACCGTCCGGCAATATGCGAGCCCGTTGAAAACGCGCGCGCGCTATCTGACGTTCTTCGGTCTGGTGACGGCGTTGGCGTTGATGCTCGGCGTCTGGACTTGGTCGACGGTCAACAACCAGCAATTGACGCGGAACGTCCAAGCCGATCTCGACAAGGTCGCGCGCCTGCAGAGCGAGCATTCGGATCTGCAATCGCGGCTGGAGGGCATGGATATCCTCGAGGACCGTATCCAGCAGCTGGAGCAGTTCCGCCAGAATCGGCCGCTGTCGCTGTCGTTCGGGCTCTATCAAGGCGACCGGCTCGAACAGCGTCTGCTCGACGAGTACTACTACGGCGTCAAGCAATTGCTGCTGTCGCCGGTATCGGCCAACCTCGATGCCTTCCTGAACGACGTCAATGCGCACGCAGCCGATCTGTCGCCGCTGAATCACGCGCCGACCGAGGTCAGCGGACAGGCCCATACGGCGCTGCAGGCCAGCCGCAACAACACGACCGCCGCCGGCACGTCGCCAGGCAATGGCCTCTATGCCGATGCCTCGGCGACGAATGTACAGGATGCCTATAACGCGCTGAAGACCTACCTGATGCTGGGCGACAAACGGCACGTCGAAATCGCGCATCTGACCGATCAGCTGGCGCGCTTCTGGCGCGGCTGGCTGGAGACGAATCGCGGCACGATGCCCCGTGACCAGATGATCCGTAGCGCGGAGCGGATGATCACGTTCTACCTGTCGCGGGTCAACGACGACGATTGGCCGATGATCGAGGAAAATCTCGCGCTGGTGGATCAGACGCGTGCCGATCTGCGACGCGTGGTCAGCGGCATGCCGGCACGTGAACGGGTCTACGAGGAAATCAAGGCGCGGGCATCGACACGGTATGCGCCGATGACCGTGGCGCGCATCCTCGGACCGGACGACGGCAAGCTGGTGGCCGGCAGTTATGCGATTCCCGGGACGTTCACGCGCGAAGCCTGGTTCGATTACGTGCAGCCGGCGATTCGCGATGCGGCAACGAAAGAATTGCAGGCCAAGGATTGGGTGCTGGACAGCACCGACAGCAACGACCTGACGTTGGACGGCAGTCCGGAACAGATTCAGAAGGCGCTGGTCGGCATGTACAAGGCCGAATACGCGGTGCAGTGGCAGCAGTTCATGAACGGCATCGCCGTGCGCGACTTCGGCACCTTCGTGCAGGCTAGCAACGCGCTGGATCGGCTGGGCGATCCGCAGGATTCGCCGATCCGCAAGCTGCTTGAGACCGCGTACGAGCAGACGTCGTGGGACAACCCGTCGCTGCTGAACACCGGCATCACGCGCGCGAAGACCGGCGTCATCAACTGGTTCAAGAATCTGTTCAACAGCAGCAACGTGCCGGGCAGCGCGAACATCGATATCAACGGCCGGCCGGTAGCCATGCCGATTGGCCCGGTGGGTACGGCGTTCACGGGTCTGGGTCGGATCGTGATGCAGCGCGACGAAGGATCGATGCTGCGGACCTATATGGATCGGCTGAGCAAGGTGCGTTCGCGCTTCAACACGTTGAAGAATCAAGGCGAACCGGGACCCGGCGCGAAGACGCTGATGCAGCAGACGCTCGACGGCAACGGCTCCGAATTGTCGGATGCGCTGAAGTACGTCGACGAGCAGATGCTGAACGGCCTGAGCGAAGATCAACGCAATGCACTGCGTCCGCTGCTGGTGCGGCCGTTGCAGGAAGGCTATGCGGTCATCACGCGTGCGGCCAGCGGCGAGATCAACAAGATCTGGATGGCGCAGATCTACCAACCGTTCCAGAGCGGTCTGGCGACCAAATATCCGTTCGCGGCGAGCGGCAAGGTGGAGGCCGCCCCGGCGGAAATCGCGCAGGTCTTCGGCCCGAGCGGTTCGATCTCGACCTTTGTCACGAGCACCCTCGGGCCGCTGGTGGTGCGTCGTGGCGACATCCTGAGCCCGCGTACCTGGGGCGATATGGGGCTGCAGTTGTCGCCGGATTTCATCGCCGGATTCGGCCGCTGGGTGGCGCCGTTGGCTGGCGGTGCAGTGTCGGGCGGGGCGGCGGCACAACAGCCGCAGACGGTGTTCCAGATCCTGCCGGAACCGAGCCCGGGTACGACGGAATACTCGATCACGATCGACAGTCAGCAACTGCGCTATCGCAATACGCCGCCGCAATGGACGAACTTCGTCTGGCCGAACGCGAGCGGCCAGCCGGGCGCGCAATTGACCGCGACGACCTATGACGGCCGGACCCTCGAACTGTTCAACCAGCCGGGCAACTATGGGCTGGAGAAACTGCTCGACGCCGGCCATCCGAAGCGGCAGGCCGATGGCACCTTCGATCTGGCGTGGACGCAGGGCAATGTGACGGTCTCCGCACGGATGCGCATCATCAGCAGCGCCCAGAGCGGCGACAGCGCGGGCGGCCAGGCGGGCGCCGGTGGCCAGAGCCTGCTGGGCACGACGCTGCCGCCCAGTGTCGTGACGATACCGCTGCCGGGCGGTGCCGCGCGCACCGGTGCGCCCGCGGCCCGTCCCGCAAGCGGCGGCACCACGGCGACGGGTGCGAGCGGTGCAATGAGCGGGCTGGGCAATGCGTCGGCGGGAGGCAGCCAATGA
- a CDS encoding M15 family metallopeptidase yields MIFFALSSYFLAAVCIAVLVFLPDVRAQVVEHTARAFRRITGTLGTVASHGERGLVHSARATASTSARFRDMLVRRRLLLLISAGTLATPPLIALSLRGRQQIFQFSDTTDVSDEKIDALLHGEQLVPPPAPPPEIFTTQEVEQIRPQIRNASRDWNLLDADFRTRLLLVYKLMAERYGYQMVLLEGYRSPDRQARLASSGNHVTQAGANQSYHQYGLAADNAFLRDGKVVISEKDPWAMQGYTLYGKTAAEVGLVWGGNWSFHDYGHVEYHKPGFKMGVSKPLDPLE; encoded by the coding sequence GTGATTTTCTTTGCTCTATCGAGTTACTTCCTCGCAGCGGTCTGTATCGCCGTACTGGTATTTCTTCCCGACGTGCGCGCTCAGGTGGTAGAACATACCGCACGGGCTTTCCGACGTATTACCGGAACGCTTGGTACTGTCGCGTCCCATGGAGAAAGGGGATTGGTCCATTCAGCCCGAGCGACCGCATCGACATCAGCCCGATTCCGGGATATGCTTGTGCGCCGTCGTTTGTTACTGCTCATTTCTGCGGGAACGCTGGCCACCCCGCCGTTAATTGCTTTATCGCTTCGTGGCAGGCAACAGATATTCCAGTTCAGCGACACGACAGACGTGTCCGATGAGAAAATCGATGCTTTGTTGCACGGAGAACAATTAGTTCCACCTCCGGCGCCGCCGCCAGAGATCTTCACGACACAGGAAGTGGAACAGATCCGGCCGCAGATCCGGAACGCCAGCCGAGACTGGAATCTGCTGGATGCGGATTTCCGGACCCGGCTGTTGCTGGTCTATAAGTTGATGGCCGAACGGTACGGCTATCAGATGGTGCTGCTGGAAGGCTATCGCAGCCCGGATCGGCAGGCGCGACTGGCCTCGTCGGGCAATCACGTCACGCAAGCCGGCGCCAACCAGAGTTATCACCAGTACGGACTGGCAGCCGACAACGCCTTCCTGCGCGACGGCAAGGTGGTGATCTCGGAAAAGGATCCGTGGGCGATGCAGGGGTACACGTTGTACGGCAAGACCGCCGCGGAGGTGGGGCTGGTATGGGGCGGAAACTGGTCGTTCCATGACTACGGACACGTCGAGTATCACAAACCAGGATTCAAGATGGGCGTATCGAAACCGCTCGATCCGTTGGAGTAG
- a CDS encoding EAL domain-containing protein, translating into MMNIRDVGHAPERPPRCEGCDAPDAAPIDIAFAFQPIVDVSTGQAYAHEALVRGPQGESAASVLKQVGNENRYRFDQRCRTTAIAQASALGMQSFLSINFMPNAVYQPAACIRSTFEAAQKYGFPLERIIFETVEGENIVSRAHLVEIFRAYQSFGFQTAIDDFGSGYSGLTLLADFQPDLIKLDMGLVRGIDADVTRQRIVCGVLQICRDLGIRVIAEGIETAGERDFFASEGVALMQGYLFARPAFKALPEIGGLAESA; encoded by the coding sequence ATGATGAACATCCGCGACGTGGGCCATGCGCCCGAGCGGCCTCCGCGCTGTGAAGGGTGTGATGCCCCCGACGCTGCCCCGATCGATATCGCTTTCGCGTTTCAGCCCATCGTCGACGTCTCCACAGGCCAGGCCTATGCGCACGAAGCCCTGGTGCGGGGACCGCAAGGCGAATCCGCTGCGTCCGTGCTGAAACAGGTTGGCAATGAAAATCGCTATCGCTTCGACCAGCGCTGCCGGACCACGGCCATCGCGCAGGCGTCGGCACTCGGCATGCAGAGTTTCCTGTCGATCAACTTCATGCCGAATGCCGTCTATCAACCGGCCGCGTGCATCCGCAGCACATTCGAGGCGGCGCAAAAGTATGGCTTTCCGCTCGAGAGAATCATCTTCGAAACCGTCGAAGGCGAGAATATCGTCAGTCGCGCGCACCTGGTCGAGATCTTTCGTGCGTATCAATCCTTCGGTTTCCAGACCGCCATCGACGACTTCGGTTCAGGCTATTCCGGCCTGACGTTGCTGGCCGATTTTCAGCCCGATCTAATCAAGCTCGATATGGGCCTGGTGCGCGGTATCGATGCCGATGTCACGCGTCAGCGCATCGTCTGCGGCGTCTTGCAAATCTGCCGGGATCTGGGCATTCGTGTGATCGCCGAGGGCATCGAGACCGCCGGCGAGCGCGATTTCTTCGCCAGTGAGGGGGTGGCGCTGATGCAAGGCTATCTGTTTGCGCGACCGGCATTCAAGGCGCTCCCCGAGATTGGCGGGCTGGCTGAATCCGCGTGA